A stretch of the Chloroflexota bacterium genome encodes the following:
- a CDS encoding M42 family peptidase produces MFDLIAELTTAHSPVGNEREIDAVLRRHLDPLPCDVWQDSANNVIAKIAGAASDCPLILDAHKDELGLIIKRIEDDGKIRVATLGGTYPWKYGEGPMDILGDAGTVPAILCFGAMHVTEESPIQAVRSGGGRQLKWSDCHLDAKLSKDELLEQGVHPGCKAVVSRERKHPVRIGDFVGTYALDDKGAVAILLSLATLLVGSPPPQDVYLVFSSTEENAGGGGPFAARTLPGDTYIALEIAPVADEYGLEAGGAPVLVYKDAYNVYDEGILRRFASLAKELELDVQHAALESYGTNASIARKVAAIGRIAALAFPCENTHGFELVHLDSLTNLTTLLLTFVNRWPAILQDEPASPDA; encoded by the coding sequence ATGTTCGACCTCATCGCAGAACTAACGACAGCCCACTCTCCCGTAGGCAACGAGCGGGAGATAGACGCTGTACTCCGCAGACATCTTGATCCTCTGCCATGCGACGTTTGGCAAGATTCTGCCAATAACGTAATTGCCAAGATTGCGGGCGCAGCCAGCGACTGCCCGTTGATCCTGGACGCCCATAAAGATGAACTTGGCCTGATCATCAAGCGCATTGAAGACGACGGCAAGATACGAGTAGCTACCCTGGGCGGCACGTATCCCTGGAAGTACGGTGAGGGCCCCATGGACATTCTGGGGGACGCCGGCACGGTACCCGCTATACTTTGCTTTGGCGCCATGCACGTGACGGAAGAGAGCCCGATTCAGGCCGTGCGCTCTGGTGGGGGTCGGCAGCTCAAATGGTCGGATTGCCACCTGGATGCGAAACTCAGCAAGGACGAACTCTTGGAGCAGGGGGTGCATCCCGGCTGTAAGGCGGTCGTCTCGCGCGAGCGCAAGCACCCGGTACGCATTGGCGACTTCGTGGGCACGTATGCTTTGGACGACAAGGGCGCCGTGGCAATTCTCCTTTCTCTCGCCACACTGCTTGTGGGCAGTCCGCCGCCGCAAGACGTGTACCTGGTCTTCTCAAGCACGGAAGAAAACGCCGGCGGCGGCGGTCCGTTTGCGGCGCGTACCTTGCCGGGAGATACGTACATTGCGTTAGAGATTGCCCCGGTGGCTGACGAATACGGCCTGGAAGCCGGCGGCGCGCCGGTCTTGGTGTATAAAGACGCCTACAACGTATACGATGAGGGCATCCTGCGGCGCTTTGCCTCTCTGGCCAAGGAACTCGAACTAGATGTGCAACACGCTGCCTTGGAGTCCTATGGCACCAATGCTTCCATAGCCCGCAAGGTAGCGGCAATCGGCCGCATTGCGGCGTTGGCCTTCCCGTGCGAAAATACGCACGGCTTTGAACTGGTGCACCTTGACTCTCTCACCAATCTCACGACCTTGCTGCTCACGTTCGTCAATCGCTGGCCGGCGATTCTTCAGGACGAACCGGCGTCGCCCGACGCCTGA
- the mutS gene encoding DNA mismatch repair protein MutS, with amino-acid sequence MPKSSRSMTPVQEQYYRIKQNYPDALLFFRLGDFYELFGDDAKVAAETLQIVLTAREFGKGQKMPMCGVPAHAAETYLGRLLAAGHRVAICEQVSEPGHGLVERAVVRVATPGTIVDPDLLAAKQNTYVAAVVHDKKGVGLAYADVSTGEFAATEIREDTDAVLAAELGRLQPAECVFPEGKTLQLSSTALTSYASWHFDLQEATSTLLRVLAVAALDGFGCADLPLASRAAGGLLAYLEETQKSFLGGLDGLRTYSLDSFMGLDPATLRNLEILRNNRTQQEEGSLLGVLDETRSAIGGRLLRQWLTQPLVDVPAIEGRLAIVETLTRDHVLLERLREKLGKLADVERLAHRALQGLATPQDLARLGRSLEVAADIEGLLNASSDPPIQARAASVDPAPEVAALIATSIATEPGQPPIKSGYSKELDELVRRTQEAWAFIANLEAKERHATGIKSLKVGHNKVYGYYLEVSKGALPDVPERYMRKQTLTTGERYSTTELQDAESLMLNAEEEQSVLEQQIFAGIVKSVAAEERRLRRLALALAELDVFAAFARVAARRNYVRPVLDEGDCIEIVEGRHPVVEATLGGAPFIPNDVRLDAEQQIIVLTGPNMAGKSTYLRQVALTVLMAQIGSFVAARSAHVGIVDRIFTRVGAQDEIAAGASTFMVEMTETSYILTHATPRSLVVFDEVGRGTSTYDGLAIARAVLEYLHNHSGLNSKTLFATHFHELAELEGTLPRVKNSRVDVLEEQGNVVFLHKVVPGGADRSYGVNVAKLAGLPRPVLRRAEQVLHELEERHLRGEAPALIGSNGADQLPLFSGPHPVITELQDLDVDAMTPLEAISTLYELKKKAQD; translated from the coding sequence ATGCCTAAGTCCTCTCGGAGCATGACGCCTGTACAAGAGCAGTACTATCGCATCAAGCAGAACTACCCGGATGCGCTCCTCTTCTTTCGTCTCGGCGACTTCTATGAGCTTTTTGGGGATGATGCCAAGGTTGCCGCTGAGACCTTGCAGATTGTCCTCACCGCACGCGAATTCGGTAAGGGTCAGAAGATGCCGATGTGCGGCGTGCCCGCACATGCCGCGGAAACATACCTGGGACGACTGCTCGCGGCGGGACACCGCGTTGCGATTTGCGAACAGGTCTCTGAGCCCGGACACGGTCTGGTGGAGCGCGCCGTGGTGCGCGTCGCCACACCGGGCACGATTGTAGACCCGGACTTGCTTGCGGCCAAGCAGAATACCTACGTGGCGGCCGTCGTACACGATAAGAAGGGTGTAGGGCTGGCGTACGCCGACGTCAGCACGGGGGAGTTCGCCGCCACCGAGATCCGGGAAGATACCGATGCTGTCCTTGCCGCTGAATTGGGACGGCTGCAGCCGGCAGAGTGTGTGTTTCCCGAAGGCAAGACGCTGCAGCTGTCCTCCACGGCTCTCACCTCGTATGCATCATGGCACTTCGACTTGCAGGAAGCGACGAGCACCTTGCTGCGGGTACTTGCAGTTGCCGCGCTTGACGGCTTTGGCTGCGCCGACCTGCCATTGGCGTCCCGCGCCGCCGGTGGGCTCCTGGCGTATCTGGAGGAAACGCAAAAGTCATTCCTGGGCGGTCTGGACGGCCTGCGCACGTACTCCCTCGATTCCTTTATGGGTCTGGATCCCGCTACGCTGCGTAACCTGGAGATCTTGCGCAATAACCGCACGCAACAGGAAGAGGGCTCGCTGCTCGGTGTCCTAGATGAAACGCGCTCGGCAATCGGCGGTCGCCTGCTCCGCCAATGGCTTACCCAGCCCCTGGTGGATGTGCCTGCTATCGAGGGGCGTTTAGCGATTGTCGAGACGTTGACACGGGACCATGTCTTGTTGGAGCGGTTGCGGGAAAAACTGGGGAAACTCGCCGACGTCGAGCGGCTTGCCCATCGCGCTTTGCAGGGCCTGGCAACACCGCAGGATCTGGCACGCTTGGGCCGCTCGTTGGAAGTTGCAGCGGACATAGAGGGCTTGTTGAACGCATCTTCGGACCCTCCGATCCAAGCCCGCGCGGCTAGCGTCGATCCGGCGCCGGAAGTGGCGGCATTAATTGCTACTTCGATTGCAACGGAGCCGGGACAACCACCAATCAAGTCAGGGTATAGCAAAGAGTTGGATGAGTTGGTGCGGCGTACACAGGAGGCGTGGGCCTTCATCGCGAATCTCGAAGCAAAGGAGCGGCACGCCACCGGCATCAAGTCCCTTAAAGTTGGCCACAACAAGGTCTATGGCTATTACCTTGAAGTGAGCAAAGGTGCACTGCCCGACGTACCGGAGCGGTACATGCGCAAGCAGACCCTGACAACCGGCGAGCGGTATAGCACCACGGAATTACAGGATGCCGAGTCCCTCATGCTCAACGCGGAAGAAGAGCAGAGCGTGCTCGAGCAGCAGATATTTGCCGGCATCGTGAAGAGCGTAGCCGCGGAGGAGCGTCGGTTGCGGAGGTTGGCGCTCGCCCTGGCTGAGCTCGATGTCTTTGCCGCGTTTGCCAGGGTGGCTGCGCGCCGCAACTATGTGCGTCCGGTGTTGGATGAAGGTGACTGTATCGAGATTGTCGAGGGGCGCCATCCTGTAGTGGAGGCGACACTGGGAGGAGCGCCCTTTATCCCCAACGACGTGCGGCTGGATGCGGAGCAGCAAATCATCGTGCTCACCGGCCCGAACATGGCAGGGAAGTCGACGTACCTGCGACAGGTTGCCCTCACCGTTCTCATGGCGCAGATTGGCAGTTTTGTAGCTGCCCGGTCGGCGCACGTCGGCATCGTGGACCGCATCTTCACGCGCGTGGGCGCGCAGGACGAAATTGCCGCCGGCGCCAGCACGTTCATGGTAGAGATGACGGAGACGAGCTACATCCTCACTCACGCTACGCCGCGATCACTGGTGGTCTTCGACGAGGTAGGGCGCGGCACCAGCACGTACGATGGGCTGGCAATCGCCCGCGCCGTGCTGGAGTACTTGCACAATCACTCCGGCCTTAACTCCAAGACCCTGTTTGCCACCCACTTTCACGAGTTGGCTGAATTGGAGGGTACGCTGCCACGCGTAAAGAACTCCCGCGTGGACGTATTGGAAGAGCAAGGCAATGTAGTCTTTCTGCACAAAGTGGTACCCGGTGGCGCCGACCGTTCGTATGGCGTTAATGTTGCTAAGCTTGCCGGACTGCCCCGCCCGGTGCTGAGGCGCGCGGAGCAGGTGCTGCACGAACTTGAGGAGCGGCACTTGCGGGGTGAAGCGCCAGCCTTGATCGGATCGAATGGCGCCGATCAACTGCCACTCTTCAGCGGCCCTCATCCGGTGATTACGGAGCTGCAAGATCTTGACGTGGACGCCATGACCCCGTTGGAAGCGATCAGTACGCTCTACGAACTGAAGAAAAAAGCGCAAGACTAA
- a CDS encoding MFS transporter, with protein MSRRVLALMLPVYVPSFLLAFTQGLLIPTLPLYATTFGVSFSLVSLAVAARGIGTLAMDLPSGVMLERLGSRKVMLLGVGVACICLALMGLIENFHVLVLLRLIAGGGAAMWMLSRMAFISEVIPVEVRGRALSAFGGVSRIGVFASPAIGGFVGANLGLQTPFLLAAALTGVALVITLLYVPESRKPVEAAHRRPHWRTMAQIVGTYRRDLLSAGSAQVLAQMIRAGRDIIVPLYGGTVLGLDPTAVGVIITVSAAIDMSLFGIAGLLQDRMGRKWASVPSMIILGVGMAMVPLAGGYGGLLAAAAIMGLGNGLGSGTMMTLGSDLAPRDAMGEFLGMWRLIGDGGNTGGPLVVGAVADLTGLGLAAIVLAGVGALAASNLAWFVPETRNQRERRALS; from the coding sequence ATGAGTCGCCGTGTCCTTGCGCTCATGCTGCCGGTGTACGTGCCCAGCTTTCTGCTGGCGTTTACACAGGGACTCTTGATCCCAACCTTGCCTTTGTATGCCACGACCTTTGGCGTGTCGTTCAGCTTGGTAAGCCTGGCGGTAGCGGCCCGCGGCATAGGCACGCTGGCCATGGATCTCCCGTCGGGCGTAATGCTGGAACGCCTGGGGAGCCGCAAGGTGATGTTGCTGGGTGTGGGAGTGGCATGTATTTGCCTGGCGCTCATGGGCCTCATCGAGAACTTCCACGTGCTTGTGCTGCTGCGGTTAATCGCCGGGGGCGGTGCGGCTATGTGGATGCTCTCCCGCATGGCCTTCATCTCAGAAGTCATCCCGGTAGAGGTGCGGGGGCGGGCCCTTTCGGCGTTTGGCGGTGTGAGCCGTATCGGCGTGTTTGCGAGCCCGGCAATTGGCGGATTCGTGGGAGCGAATCTTGGACTGCAAACGCCGTTCTTGCTGGCGGCGGCTTTGACCGGAGTGGCCCTCGTAATCACGCTCCTGTACGTGCCGGAGTCGCGTAAGCCGGTCGAAGCTGCGCATCGCCGCCCCCACTGGCGCACCATGGCGCAAATCGTGGGGACATACCGCCGTGACTTGCTGTCGGCGGGAAGCGCCCAGGTCCTCGCACAGATGATCCGCGCCGGACGCGATATCATCGTGCCTCTCTACGGCGGCACAGTACTTGGGCTGGACCCAACTGCTGTCGGCGTCATTATCACGGTGTCCGCGGCGATCGATATGTCTCTCTTTGGCATCGCCGGACTGCTGCAAGACCGCATGGGTCGCAAATGGGCATCGGTTCCCTCTATGATAATCCTGGGCGTGGGCATGGCCATGGTGCCCTTGGCCGGAGGGTACGGCGGATTGCTCGCGGCGGCTGCTATCATGGGCTTAGGCAACGGCCTCGGCTCCGGCACGATGATGACCCTGGGGAGCGATCTTGCGCCGCGCGATGCCATGGGTGAGTTTCTCGGCATGTGGCGGCTAATTGGCGACGGTGGGAATACCGGTGGACCGCTCGTCGTGGGCGCCGTGGCGGACCTTACAGGTCTCGGCCTTGCCGCTATTGTTCTGGCGGGCGTTGGCGCACTGGCGGCAAGTAACTTGGCGTGGTTTGTGCCGGAAACCCGAAACCAGCGCGAGCGGCGCGCCTTATCCTAA
- the rho gene encoding transcription termination factor Rho, which produces MQYADLDAKPLAELRERARELGISGYSVLKKHELVNRLLQAQSEEQGNLYRTGLLETIDDGYGFLRLHRYWNTGWAEDVYVAPTQIRRLSLRTGDMIAGQVRPPKEGEKYYGLLRVETVNNLDPEEAKRRPHFENLTAIFPDEHLNLETASPSITGRLINLVSPIGRGQRGLVVAPPKTGKTMLLQSIANAVMANYPDVHVMVVLIGERPEEVTDWERSVGAEVVASTFDEIPENQTRIAELALERAKRMVEGGQDVMLLLDSITRLTRAYNQAIPPSGRTLSGGIDPAAIYPPKRFYGAARNVDNGSSLTMIATCLVETESRMDDVIYEEFKGTGNMELRLDRKFAERRIYPAIDVARSGTRREELLFESEMLRKVVTLRRMLSALGNTEGYEAMLNRLERTKSNADFLARLSKDAV; this is translated from the coding sequence GTGCAATACGCAGATTTAGACGCCAAACCATTGGCCGAACTGCGAGAGCGTGCGAGAGAACTGGGAATTAGCGGTTACTCAGTCCTCAAGAAGCACGAACTCGTCAACCGGCTCCTGCAGGCGCAATCCGAAGAACAAGGCAATCTCTACCGCACCGGGCTCCTCGAAACCATCGACGATGGGTATGGATTCCTGCGGCTTCATCGGTATTGGAATACCGGCTGGGCCGAGGATGTCTACGTAGCCCCCACGCAAATTCGCCGCTTGAGCCTGCGTACCGGAGACATGATCGCAGGACAAGTGCGTCCGCCGAAGGAAGGCGAGAAGTACTACGGCCTGCTGCGGGTCGAGACCGTCAATAACCTCGATCCGGAAGAAGCCAAGCGCCGTCCGCACTTTGAGAACTTAACGGCAATTTTCCCCGATGAACACCTCAACCTTGAGACTGCTTCCCCCAGCATTACGGGCCGTCTCATTAATCTCGTCTCGCCGATTGGCCGCGGTCAGCGCGGATTGGTCGTTGCTCCGCCCAAGACCGGTAAAACAATGCTCCTGCAGAGCATTGCGAACGCCGTCATGGCAAATTACCCCGACGTGCACGTCATGGTGGTCCTCATCGGTGAACGACCTGAGGAAGTAACGGACTGGGAACGCAGTGTGGGTGCTGAGGTCGTCGCTTCTACGTTCGATGAGATTCCGGAGAATCAAACCCGTATCGCGGAACTGGCACTGGAGCGGGCAAAGCGGATGGTGGAAGGCGGGCAGGACGTGATGCTGCTGCTAGACTCTATCACGCGCCTCACGAGAGCCTACAATCAGGCCATTCCGCCCAGCGGCAGGACGCTCTCCGGCGGTATCGACCCCGCCGCGATCTATCCGCCGAAACGGTTCTACGGCGCGGCCCGGAATGTCGACAATGGTAGCAGCCTCACGATGATTGCAACGTGTCTGGTTGAGACGGAAAGCCGCATGGACGACGTCATCTACGAGGAATTTAAGGGCACCGGCAACATGGAACTGCGGCTCGACCGCAAATTTGCCGAGCGCCGCATCTACCCGGCGATTGACGTTGCACGTTCCGGCACCAGACGCGAGGAATTGCTGTTTGAGTCTGAAATGCTCAGGAAAGTAGTCACGTTGCGCCGCATGCTCTCGGCCCTCGGCAATACCGAAGGCTATGAAGCCATGCTCAACCGTCTGGAGCGCACGAAATCAAATGCGGACTTCCTCGCACGCTTGAGCAAAGACGCGGTCTAG
- a CDS encoding phosphotransferase: protein MSVDETFYQRVIETCFPNIRVAHIRFKGGGTCRVFVVNHSLIFRFPHAGGSVDNGDAPEEDGAFLFHEKRVYDSVAPLLRLPVPRYRYFSAGCEQFPYPVAGYARLSGRSLSGCSISEDELQRVAGQIGAFLSELHAIPLSTLPAELRPPSPSTIGRDNARSLFRQVKAQAFPLLSAEEQEWTSNLFREMSGDSSLWELTPVFTHGDFDGSNILYDESRGEVSGVIDFEEAGQKGDPAVDFCALLAGFGTAFLEAVLNSYTLDVSRAMRRRIELIARRILFIELLYGIQVNDRRFIDNARQRLHRARHDIDPIGDWLDVSTSATRE from the coding sequence ATGTCCGTAGACGAAACCTTCTACCAACGTGTCATTGAAACGTGCTTCCCTAATATTCGGGTTGCGCACATCCGTTTCAAAGGCGGCGGGACTTGCCGCGTGTTCGTCGTCAATCATTCGCTGATATTTCGTTTTCCTCACGCAGGCGGCTCAGTAGATAACGGCGACGCACCTGAGGAAGACGGCGCATTCCTCTTCCACGAGAAACGCGTGTACGATTCCGTAGCACCTTTACTCCGGCTCCCGGTCCCGCGCTACCGCTACTTTAGCGCGGGTTGCGAGCAGTTCCCGTACCCGGTGGCGGGCTACGCTAGGCTGTCTGGCCGGAGCCTGTCCGGCTGCTCCATTTCGGAAGACGAGCTTCAGCGCGTGGCAGGCCAGATTGGCGCGTTCCTCTCAGAGCTTCATGCCATCCCGCTATCAACCTTACCGGCAGAGCTGCGCCCACCTTCCCCATCGACTATCGGGCGTGACAACGCGCGCAGCCTATTCCGCCAGGTGAAAGCGCAGGCGTTCCCGCTGCTTAGTGCGGAGGAGCAGGAGTGGACGAGCAATCTGTTCCGGGAGATGTCCGGCGACAGTTCTCTGTGGGAACTCACGCCCGTGTTCACTCACGGCGACTTCGACGGATCGAATATCCTCTACGATGAATCACGAGGGGAAGTCAGCGGCGTCATAGACTTCGAGGAAGCCGGGCAGAAGGGCGACCCGGCGGTAGACTTTTGCGCGTTGCTCGCGGGCTTCGGTACCGCCTTCCTGGAGGCCGTACTCAACTCCTACACGCTGGACGTGTCTCGTGCTATGCGCCGCCGCATCGAACTCATCGCAAGACGCATCCTCTTCATAGAGTTGCTCTACGGCATCCAGGTTAACGACCGGCGCTTTATTGACAACGCTCGACAGCGCCTGCACCGCGCGCGACACGATATCGACCCCATTGGCGACTGGCTGGACGTCTCCACCAGCGCGACGAGAGAGTAG
- a CDS encoding lyase produces MPKPTAESVSLQEFPVPSGAHPHDVAPALETNGIVWYTAQHREALGILDPTTGETRHIHLGSGARPHGVIVGPDSAPWITDGGLNAMVRVDPATEDVAIFSLPASTGYANLNTATFDSNGICWFTGQSGIYGRVDPQSGELQVFNAPRGRGPYGICTTPDGNVYYASLAGSYVGHVDTTTGAVTELDPPTAGQGARRVWSDSQSRIWVAEWNAGQVSLYDPTDQSWREWRLPGDSPRAYAVYVDEHDLVWLTDFGANALVRFDPTDESFATYPWPSSGAAVRQLLGRPGEVWGAESGVDALVVARTG; encoded by the coding sequence ATGCCGAAGCCCACTGCGGAGAGTGTCTCCCTGCAGGAATTCCCTGTTCCAAGCGGCGCGCACCCCCACGACGTGGCACCGGCGCTGGAGACCAACGGCATCGTTTGGTACACTGCCCAGCACCGAGAAGCCCTGGGCATTCTCGATCCCACCACCGGTGAAACGCGCCACATTCACCTTGGCAGCGGCGCGCGGCCTCACGGCGTGATCGTGGGTCCGGACAGCGCGCCCTGGATCACCGACGGCGGCCTCAACGCCATGGTGCGCGTCGATCCAGCCACAGAGGACGTAGCTATTTTCTCGCTGCCGGCTAGCACGGGCTACGCCAATCTCAACACGGCAACGTTCGACTCCAATGGCATCTGCTGGTTCACCGGACAGAGCGGCATCTACGGTCGCGTTGACCCGCAGAGTGGGGAATTGCAGGTCTTTAATGCTCCACGCGGTCGCGGCCCGTATGGCATCTGCACCACACCCGACGGCAATGTCTATTACGCCTCACTCGCAGGTAGCTACGTGGGGCACGTAGACACAACTACCGGTGCCGTCACGGAACTGGATCCGCCCACGGCGGGCCAGGGCGCCCGGCGCGTGTGGTCGGATTCGCAGAGCCGCATCTGGGTGGCCGAGTGGAATGCCGGACAGGTCAGTCTCTACGACCCGACAGATCAGAGCTGGCGGGAGTGGCGGCTCCCTGGCGATTCACCCCGCGCCTACGCCGTTTATGTCGACGAGCACGACTTGGTCTGGCTTACGGACTTCGGCGCCAACGCCCTTGTGCGCTTCGACCCAACTGACGAGTCATTCGCCACCTATCCCTGGCCCAGCAGCGGTGCCGCGGTGCGACAACTCCTCGGTAGGCCTGGCGAAGTTTGGGGAGCAGAATCCGGCGTCGATGCACTTGTCGTGGCCCGCACAGGGTAG
- a CDS encoding zinc-ribbon domain containing protein — protein sequence MSPEDRTIVCVECSQSFVFTAGEQEFYQEKGLMHEPRRCQDCRNSRRRERQGERQMHEGVCAECGTVARVPFVPRDDRPIYCSDCFTNRREN from the coding sequence GTGTCACCCGAGGATCGCACGATAGTTTGCGTGGAGTGCAGCCAGTCGTTCGTATTTACTGCTGGTGAACAGGAATTCTATCAAGAAAAAGGCCTCATGCACGAACCGCGCCGCTGTCAGGATTGCCGCAACTCACGGCGGCGGGAACGCCAAGGTGAGCGTCAGATGCATGAAGGAGTGTGCGCAGAGTGTGGCACCGTCGCACGCGTGCCTTTTGTGCCGCGGGACGACCGACCCATCTACTGCAGCGACTGTTTCACTAACCGCCGCGAAAATTAG
- a CDS encoding phosphate uptake regulator PhoU has protein sequence MGEDSIELRAPFTAVLREFQDEVVAFGHMVGVAVSQAEGICKNNVMLDDESLVRPLIDIPRMAATANGLLSRSREASVERDVEKAKRVSHEDDAVDALRDQMAREFISFLIEDSCTMQRGLYLSRVSHNLERTAERVTNICERVDCIVTGEMEGINASM, from the coding sequence ATGGGTGAGGATAGCATCGAACTGCGCGCACCCTTTACGGCAGTACTCCGCGAATTTCAAGACGAAGTGGTTGCTTTCGGGCACATGGTGGGCGTTGCCGTCAGCCAGGCGGAGGGCATCTGCAAAAACAATGTCATGCTGGATGATGAATCGCTCGTCAGGCCCCTGATCGACATTCCCCGTATGGCGGCGACAGCAAACGGTTTGCTGAGCCGCTCGCGTGAAGCCTCAGTGGAGCGCGACGTAGAGAAGGCCAAGCGTGTTTCGCATGAAGATGATGCGGTAGATGCCTTGCGCGATCAGATGGCGCGCGAATTCATTAGCTTCTTGATCGAGGACTCGTGCACGATGCAACGCGGGCTCTATCTGAGCCGGGTCTCCCACAACCTGGAGCGCACCGCCGAACGGGTGACCAACATCTGCGAGCGTGTGGACTGCATCGTCACCGGCGAAATGGAAGGGATCAACGCATCGATGTAA